One genomic region from Bufo bufo chromosome 3, aBufBuf1.1, whole genome shotgun sequence encodes:
- the SERINC2 gene encoding serine incorporator 2, translating into MGACLGVCSLLSCASCLCGTAPCLLCGCCPSTKNSTITRLTFSLFLLLGTLVACIMIIPGVEDGLKKLPWFCSSSSTISGSVNCDIIVGHQAVYRMCFAMAAFFFLFVIIMICVRSSRDPRAYIQNGFWFFKFLILVGITVGAFFIPNGVFTTVWYYFGMVGGFLFFLVQLILIIDLAHSWSQSWLLRAEDGNTKCWYAALLICTVLLYAAAIAAIVVLYVYYTKPDGCVLNKVFISLNLIFCVIVSIVSILPKVQEVQPHSGLLQASVITLYTIFVTWLAMANVPDKYCNPTLLAIVNNGTALSSSTVAQWWDAPSIVALVVFILSTLFISIRNSNNQQVNMLMQTEESSGDGAVHSTEDGVHKAYDNEEDTVCYSYSFFHFCLLLASLYIMMTLTNWYLPGSSDQSLTSPWSAVWVKISSSWVGLLLYLWTLIAPLILPDRDFH; encoded by the exons GCTTCTTGTCTATGTGGTACAGCACCATGCCTCCTCTGTGGATGTTGCCCTTCTACAAAGAATTCAACTATAACCCGGCTGACGTTCTCGTTATTCCTTCTTCTTGGGACCTTAGTGGCCTGTATTATGATCATACCTGGAGTGGAAGATGGACTTAAAAAG CTCCCATGGTTTTGCTCCTCATCCAGCACCATTTCTGgctctgtgaactgtgacatcattgtaggACACCAAGCAGTGTACCGCATGTGTTTTGCCATGGCTGCGTTTTTCTTCCTGTTTGTCATAATAATGATCTGCGTACGAAGTAGTCGGGACCCACGAGCATACATACAGAATGG GTTTTGGTTTTTTAAGTTCCTGATTTTAGTGGGAATTACAGTTGGTGCTTTCTTTATACCAAACGGAGTATTTACTACAG TATGGTATTATTTTGGCATGGTTGGTGGTTTCCTGTTCTTCTTGGTCCAGCTAATCCTCATTATTGACCTTGCTCATTCTTGGAGTCAGTCCTGGCTTCTGAGAGctgaagatgggaataccaaGTGCTGGTATGCTG ctCTTCTCATTTGTACTGTGCTGCTTTATGCTGCTGCAATTGCTGCCATCGTGGTCCTATACGTATACTACACCAAACCGGATGGATGTGTCCTCAACAAAGTGTTCATCAGTTTGAACCTGATATTCTGTGTAATAGTTTCTATTGTATCAATCCTTCCAAAAGTCCAG GAGGTTCAGCCACACTCTGGACTATTACAGGCATCCGTTATCACCCTGTACACCATATTTGTGACCTGGCTGGCTATGGCAAATGTTCCTG ATAAATATTGTAATCCCACCTTGCTGGCTATTGTGAACAATGGGACTGCTCTATCATCAtctacagtggctcagtggtgggATGCTCCAAGCATTGTTGCACTTGTGGTCTTCATCTTGTCCACTCTGTTTATCAG CATCCGCAACTCCAACAACCAGCAAGTGAATATGCTAATGCAAACTGAAGAGAGCAGCGGCGATGGCGCCGTCCACAGCACTGAAGATGGGGTCCATAAAGCATATGACAATGAGGAGGATACCGTGTGCTACAGCTACAGTTTCTTCCATTTCTGCCTCCTCCTTGCCTCTCTCTACATCATGATGACTCTCACAAACTGGTATCT GCCAGGCTCATCGGATCAGTCCCTCACCAGTCCTTGGTCAGCTGTGTGGGTGAAGATTTCCTCTAGCTGGGTTGGTCTCCTCCTTTACCTCTGGACACTGATTGCTCCCTTGATTCTTCCTGACAGAGACTTTCACTAA